The nucleotide sequence CTCTCAATGGTGTGATTGCGAAAGGCGAGTGCCTTGCCGAAATACTTGATGGCTAAGTCAAACTTTTCGAGTCTGCGGTAGAGCTCACCAATCAAGTACAGCAAGCGGACTTCGGTCATTTCCTTGTCGCCGCGTGTATAGTCGGAATGAATATACGATTGTTCATATTCTTCCACGGCCATATCGATAAAGCGCATTTCTTCCACGACATTTTTCTGGAATCGATAAAGCCATGCGAGGCGCAAATACAGACCCGCTTTTACGGAATGGGGCTGATCCGTTAGTTCAGCCGCGTAAATGGCCAGTTTGTAGCTGACAATGGCTTCTGGTACATGACGAACATTGCCAAAATCTTTTGGCGTCCATTTCGAGGTGATTTGTTCATCCACAATCTGCTTTTGCCAAGGGGCGAGCTTATCCCGGAATTGATCCGTAAAGGCGAAGCCGCATTCAGGGCAGACATTGACGGTATATATAATGGGATTTAAAGATTGCTCTTTAAAAGTGGTATAAAAATCGCTGTCGCGATGAAGCATCGTCAACGTGCCGCTTCTGATCCTTTTGGTCGAAAAGGTCGCTTGGCAATGGCGGCAGTTGCTTGTCTTATCGTAAAGGGCGGAAACATTATCAATCATGTCAAAATCCCCTTTCGAATGGGTAACATACACATGAAAGCACTCTTTTGATATGTAACATTTGTAGAATTGAAAGTTCTCTCTTGTTGCGCTATAATTTTCCTTACGTCACAATTATAACGTAAAGCGATGACGGAGACTAGTACGCAGGACCTATCTGTTTTTTCAGGGAGAAGATGTCACAGACTGCGAGCATCTTTAACATGATAGCTGCCGAATTCACTCCAAAGCCGCACTCTGAACCGCTTTTCGCGCAGTAGGAGCAGCCGGGTCATACCCGTTACCAATGATCTGAAGTGAGACAAATGTCTCTTTCCACTAGTGATATTGTCATGTATTTGTCACAGGCTGGAAGCGAATTGTCTAACAAGGGTGGTACCGCGAGAAAAAAGTAACTCGTCCCTTTTCTGGGGCGGGTTTTTCTTTTTTTTTACAAACGAAAAAAGGAGCGATTCGAAGTGCAAACTCGGTTGCAAGAAATGAAAGAGTCCGCACTGGGCCAAATCAGCCAAGTGACAGAAGCCGCACAACTTCAGGATTTGCGCGTCAAATACCTGGGGAAAAAGGGTGAGTTGACAGAACTGCTACGCGGTATGGGCGGCCTTTCGCCAGAAGAGCGTCCAGTTGTCGGTCAATTGGTAAATGAAGTAAGGGAAGCACTGGAGGCAGCGTTCTCCGGCAAACAACAAGCATTTGAAGAAGCGGCTCTCTTTGCCAAGCTTTCTTCTCAAACGATCGATGTGACACTGCCAGGGCGTCCAGTACCAGCAGGCACCATGCACCCGCTCTCTCGGATCATTGAAGAGATCGAAGACATTTTCATCGGCCTGGGCTTCGAGGTGGCAGAAGGTCCTGAGGTCGAAATGGACCACTTCAACTTCGAGATGCTAAACCTGCCGAAAGATCACCCGGCGCGCGATATGCAAGACACGTTCTACGTCACAGAAGAGCTACTGCTCCGTACGCAGACATCTCCTGTGCAAGCACGTACGATGCTGAAAAAAGAAGGCAAGACCCCACTGAAAATGATTTGTCCGGGTAAAGTGTATCGCCGCGATGATGACGATGCGACACACTCCCACCAATTCACGCAGATCGAGGGTCTCGTGATTGATAAAAAAATCGGGATGAGTGACTTGAAAGGGACGCTGTTAACGTTTGCCCGTCAAATGTTCGGGGAAAACCAGCAAATTCGTCTGCGCCCAAGCTTCTTCCCGTTCACGGAGCCTTCCGTAGAAGTAGACCTGCAATGCTTCAACTGCGGTGGTCACGGTTGCCGTGTATGTAAGCAAACAGGCTGGATCGAGATTTTGGGTGCTGGTATGGTTCACCCGCGCGTACTGGAAATGGCCGGCTACAACCCTGAGGAAGTCAGCGGCTTTGCATTCGGTATGGGTGTAGAACGAATTGCGATGCTCAAATACGCGGTGGAGGACATCCGCCATTTTTATACCAACGACGTTCGTTTTCTGCGTCAGTTCAATCGAGGCTAGAGAGGAGAGGCAAAGATGAAGGTATCGTACCAATGGTTATCGGAATACGTCGATCTGAGTGGAACGACGCCCCAGGAGCTGGCTGAAAAGCTGACTCGCAGCGGGATTGAAGTAGACGCAGTTGAATCACGCAACGCAGGAGTATCCGGTGTTGTGATCGGTTATGTAAAAGAACGTAGCAAGCACCCCGATGCAGACCGTCTCAACGTATGCGTCGTTGATGCAGGACAAGGAGAAGACCTGCAAATCGTTTGTGGGGCAGCGAACGTAGACAAGGGACAAAAAGTTCTCGTTGCCTTGATCGGTGCAAAGCTCCCGGGTGGTCTGAACATCAAACGCTCCAAGCTGCGCGGTGTAGAATCCCAAGGGATGATCTGCTCGGCAAAAGAACTGGGCTTAAACGACAAGCTTCTGGCAAAAGATCAGCAAGAAGGCATTATGGTCTTGCCAGCGGATGCGGAAATCGGAATGGATGCTGTTTCGTACCTCGGCCTGGATGACTATGTGCTGGAATTGGGACTGACACCGAACCGTTCGGATTGCTTGAGCATGCTGGGGGTTGCTTACGAGGTAGCCGCTATTTTGGGCAAAGAAGTGGTATTCCCGCAAATCGAGCTGACCGAAAATGGTGGCGACAACCCGATCCAAGTCAAGATCGAAGCGACGAATGAAAGCTATCAATACCATGGTCGTCACTTCACCAACGCCCAAATCGCGACATCTCCACAATGGATGAAAAATCGCTTGATGGCAGCGGGAATTCGTCTAATCAACAACGTAGTAGACGTAACGAACTACGTCCTGCTCGAATACGGTCAGCCGCTGCATGCTTTCGATGCGACACAGGTAGCTGATCGCTCTATTGTCGTTCGACTGGCAAACGAGGGCGAAAAGCTCGTGACATTGGACGATCAAGAGCGCACACTGGATGAGCAAACCTTGCTGATTGCCGACCAGACCAAAGGCTTGGCGATCGCAGGGGTAATGGGTGGAGCGAACTCCGAAATCACTGGCGAGACGAGCGAAATCATTCTCGAAGCAGCTTGGTTCACGCCAAAAACAGTACGCCGCACAGCTCGTATGCTCGGCATGCGTACAGAAGGCTGCGTACGTTGGGAAAAGGGCGTTGACCAAGCACGTGTGCAGGAAGCGGGAGAACGCGCTGCTGCTCTGATTCAGCAATTGTCTGGGGCAACGGTATCCAAAGGAATCAGCTCTGCTGTTGTAAGCGAAGCTGCGCCTGCTGTTGTTTCCGTTACGCTTGCAAAAATCAATCAGCATCTCGGAACCGACATGTCGGCTTCTGATGTATCGCCGATTTTCGAGCGTCTGCAATTCCCGTATGAAGTAGCGGGCGACAAATGGACGGTAACCGTTCCAACGAGACGTGGCGACATTACGCTGCCAGAGGATTTGGTGGAAGAGGTTGCACGTCTGTACGGCTACGACAACATTCCGACCAGCTTGCCTTCTGGTTCGACCACACAGGGACAGTTGACAAAAGAACAGCAATTGCGCCGCACGATCCGTCATCATTTGATCGGTACTGGCATGAATGAAGCGATTTCCTATGCACTGGTTCATCCAGATCGTGTTGAGGCAGTAGCAGGTCTGCATCAGGAGAGAGTAAACCCTGTTGCGCTCATGATGCCGATGAGTGAAGACCATAGCGTTTTGCGCACGAGCTTGATTCCTAGCCTCTTGGAAACAGTCGCTTACAATAAAAACCGCCAAAACCACGATGTTGCGATTTTCGAATTGGGCCGTGTGTTCTTGACGAAAGAAGAAACACTCACACAGCTTCCAGAAGAACGTCTGTATGTAGCGGGTGCATTGACTGGACAATTGCTCACACAAAACTGGATGGGCGCTAAGCAGCCTGTTGATTTCTTCCAAACCAAAGGGATTGTCGAATCACTCTTCGCTCGTTTGGGTATCCAAGGTGCCGAGTACAAAGCCGTCCAGGACATCGCAGGTATGCACCCGGGACGTACCGCGGAAGTATGGGTAGGTGAAAAGCGTCTAGGGTACCTGGGGCAAGTTCATCCGGGCACAGAAAAAGCGTATGATCTGTCCGAAACGTATGTATTCCAGTTTGATGTAGCTACTTTGATTGATGTAGCTGCTGAGGTAGGACATTACAATCAATTGCCGAAGTCCCCAGCGGTAACGCGTGACTTGGCTCTTGTTGTGGATCGCAGTGTAGCTGCTGGTGCATTGGAAGCAACGATTCGTGAAGCGGCAGGTGACTTGCTCGAGTCCGTAACCCTGTTCGATGTATACATGGGTGAGCGTATTGCCCAAGATAAGAAGAGCATGGCATTTGCCCTCGTATTCCGTCACGCAGAGCGTACTTTGCAGGACGAAGAGATTCAACAAGTGACCAGTGCTGTCATCGAAGCCCTGAAAAACAACACAGGCGCTGAACTGCGCATGTAAGATTGCTTGACGAAATCTGACATTTTCAGTAACCTAAAAAAGGATAAAGTAGAGCAAAGGTCGCAGTAGGGAGGTACCTCTCGTGCAAGGTGATGGGAAAAATCGTTTGACGGTGGACATCTTTGGCCAACAATACCGGCTCAGTGGAAAGGCAAGTGTCAATCACATACGTATGGTGGCCGGTTTCGTTGATGACAAGATGAACGAAATCGCAAACGGCAACCATCGACTGGATACTGCCAAAATTGCCGTACTTTCTGCGGTCAATATCGCGGATGAATACTTCCGCTTGCGTCAGGAGTACGAAGAACTGCTGAAAATCATTCAGGAAGAGGCAAAGGCTAAACCGATAGATTAAGGAAAAGAGGGGCTTGAATGCCTCTCTTTTTTTCACGTTGTGGGTAAAAGGAGAAGAGCCACCCCGTTTTTGATGGGATGGCTCTTTGTCGCATTTTGCCTATGTCTCCTGCTTGTTCCCGGCATCCCCATTGCGCACGTCCATATGGGTTTTGATCGGGATAAACAAGTCGATGATCCCGATCACCAAGGAAGCCAGAAGCGCTCCAAGAATCGTTACGCGGAAGCCAGAGACGATGAACTGAGTGAGATAAATCACGACGGCACTGACCAAGAAGCCGATAATACCACGATTGTACGGCGAAATTCGATCTCCGAAAATGGCTTCTACGGCCCAGCCAATCAGAGCGATGACAACGGCCGCGAGCAGAGCTGTCCAAAAACTGCTAACCGAAAAGCCGGGGACCAGAAAGCCGACAAACATCAGGACTACGGCAGCGACGATAAAGCGGACGATATGGCGCATGATCGTCAAGTGTACTCCTCCTTTAGAGTTGTTTCACCTTTCATTCTCTCACGCAAAGTGTAGATCTATGCCCAACGAAAACGTGTAAAATTATCCTTCGCCGATGATGCCTGTCTGATGCTATCCGTTGCCCAAGTTTTCTAAGCTCCGCTGCCATGCTATAATGGGGAGATATCGTAATGATTGCCGGTATAGACCGTCGCTCCCGCCCGCACGGTACAACGGTCGCCGCTGGATAAAGAAGGAGGAGCACAGTGGAACAACGGGTTTTAAAAACGTTAGAATACGATAAAATAGTCGCCCTGTTGATTGACAAGGCATCTTGCACATATGGTAAAGAAAAAGCAGCAGAGCTGATTCCATTTATACGCTTGGATGAAGTCATAACCGCTCAGCAAGGGACTGAACAAGCAGCGACCGTGTTACGCCTGAAAGGCAGCGTGCCTCTCGGTGGCATTCGCGATATTCGCGGTCCCGTACAGCGCGCCAGATTGAACGCCATGCTCGCCCCGATGGAATTGCTGGATATCGCCAGCACCGTAATGGCTGGACGCAGGCTCAAAACGTTTTTGCTCGATATGTGTGAGGATCACGAGCTGCCATTATTGCAACAGCAGGCAGAGCGTATTGAGGGCCTGCGCGAGTTGGAAACTGAAATTCGCCGCTGTGTTGATGAAAATGGCGATATTTTGGACAGCGCGAGCCTTGAATTGCGACAGGTACGTCAGGAGATTAGACAGGTCGAGTCGCGCATTCGTGAAAAGCTCGATCAAATGACACGCTCGTCTACTTACCAAAAAATGCTGATGGAAAACATCGTTACAATTCGTGGCGATCGTTTCGTCATTCCGGTGAAGCAGGAGTATCGTTCTGTATTTGGCGGAATTGTTCACGATCAGTCGGCATCTGGGGCGACGCTCTTTATCGAACCGGAAGTGATCGTCGAGATGAACAACAAGCTTCGCGAGCTTCGCTTGCGTGAGGAACGTGAAGTGGAGCGTATTCTGTATGTGTTGACGGAGCAGGTATCCTTTGCGGTAGAGGCTTTGATCGAGAATACAGAAGCGCTGACAGAGCTTGATTTTATGTTTGCCAAGGCTCAGCTTGCCTGGAGCATGAAGGCGATCTGTCCACGCATCAATGATCGCGGGTACGTTAACATGCGTAAAGCGCGTCATCCACTCATTCCACGAGAAGTTGTCGTTCCTGTAGATGTGGAGCTGGGTGGAGAGTATCAGGCGATTGTTGTGACAGGCCCGAATACAGGCGGAAAAACCGTTTCCCTCAAAACAATCGGACTGCTGTCCTTGATGACCATGGCAGGCTTGCATATTCCGGCAGAGGAAGAGAGCGAGATGACCGTATTCTCCTCCGTTTTTGCCGATATCGGGGATGAGCAATCCATCGAGCAGAGCCTGTCTACGTTCTCGAGCCATATGACCAATATTATTCAAATCTTGGCGAAAATGGACGACAAGAGCTTGGTTCTGTTTGACGAGCTAGGCGCAGGAACAGATCCGACAGAGGGTGCTGCTCTGGCCATGTCCATCATCGACCATGTGATTGATTCCGGCGCGAGATTGGTCGCAACGACTCACTACAGTGAATTGAAGGCGTATGCCTACGATAGACCCGAGGTCATCAATGCCAGCGTGGAATTTGATGTACAGACGCTGCGTCCTACTTATCGCTTGCTTATCGGGGTGCCAGGTAGGTCCAACGCATTTGCCATCGCAAGACGTCTGGGATTGCCGGAACACATCATTGATGTAGCACGTGGCTCGATCAGTGAGGAAGATAATCAGGTCGAGAGCATGATTGCTTCGTTGGAGCGCAATCGCAAGTCGGCGGAAGCGGACAGGTTGGCGGCAAAAGCGGCACGCGAGGAAGCGGAAGAGCTGCGTAGACGGCTGGAAGAAGAGCGCGCACAATTTGCCGAAGAGAAAAACAAGCGAATGGAGCGAGCAGAAGACGAAGCGCGAATTGCCGTCCAACTCGCAAAAGAAGAAGCGGAAACGATCATTCGCGAGCTGCGCGAAATGATGGCAGAAGGCATGGAAATCAAGGAGCATCGTCTCATCGATGCGAAGAAGCGCTTGGGCAATGCCGTTCTTGAGCTGGACAAGGAAAAGGTGAAGAAGCCGGCAAAAGCAGTTCGTGCCACACAAATTAAGGTGGGCGACGAGGTAATGGTGACGAGCTTCGGACAAAAAGGAACCGTGCTGGAAAAGGTAAACAATGAAGAATTCCTCGTGCAGATCGGGATTATGAAAATGAAAGTGAAGCGCGATGATATGCATGTACAAAACTCGATCCAGCAAAAACCGCAAGCGGCTCCGTACACTTCTGTGAAGCGACGCAGTGACAATATCAAGATGGATCTCGACTTGCGCGGCTACAACGTCGAGGACAGCATTCGGGAAATTGATCAGTTCTTAGATGACGCGCTGTTGGCAGGCTTGCACTCGGTTTCCATTATTCACGGACACGGGACAGGGGTACTGCGCAAAGGCGTGCATGAGTATTTGAGAAATCATCGTAATGTAAAATCCTTCCGCTTAGGTGGTCAAGGAGAAGGCGGCGTAGGTGCTACCATTGCCGAATTGAAATAAGAGGTCGGGAGGGACATATGGAAAACCTTCTACACAATCCATATTTTGCAACTGCAGCTTATTTTACAGTGTCTGGACTGGCGATGGTTTTATTCTTAGCCATTTTTGAACTAGTGACGCGTTATCGTGTTTGGGAAGAATTGAAGCGTGGGAACATGGCAGTAGCAATGGCAACAGGCGGGAAAATTTTTGGGATCGCGAACATTTTCCGTTATTCCATTCAGGCGCATTTGTCTTTGGGAGAAGCGTTAATTTGGGCGACATTCGGATTTTTCCTGTTGTTGTCTGCGTACTTCATTTTTGAATTCATGACCCCTACCTTTAATGTTGATCAGGAAATTGCCAAAGATAACAGGGCCATTGGCTTTATTGCGATGGTCCTGTCCATCGGTTTCTCGTATATCATAGGGGCATCCTTGCCTCGTTAGACGGGTTGAACGTTATTTCAAACGAGAGTATAATTTGATTTGGCGAAAGAGTACCAAACTATTCTGCCCAATCAAAGTCCTTTTTACGAAAAAGAGGACAGGCCAAGATTGTATGGGGGAGGAACAGCCTTGGAAACGTTGTACAAGGTCCTCATTGGATTGTGTGTGCTTTTTATCGCTGCAGGTGTTTACTACCTGTCCTAAAAATATGCGCAAGTTGGCCGCGTGACTTTTACAGTCATACGGACCTTACTTAGAGTGTGAAAGAGGAGATACGCAATGACTCAACCTGTACGCGTAGCTGTTGTGGGATTGGGGTTTGTAGGCTTGCCGTTGGCGCTTACCTATGCCATGAAAGGAGCAAACGTCATCGGTATTGACGTCGTACCGCATGTCGTCGATGAGATCAATGCGGCACATTCCCATCACCTGGAGTCCTATCAGGGAAAAACGTTGCCAGAGATCCTCAAAGAGCAGATTGAAGCAAAACGTTTCCGTGCAACGTCTTCCTATGAGGAAGCTGCTGCGGAAGTCCATAACTATATTGTAACAGTCGGATTGCCTGTTCATAACGGCGATCCTGATCTCGGACCGCTGAAAAGCTGTGCACAATCGCTCGGTCGCGTACTGAAAAAAGGCGATACCATCATGATCCGCAGCACCGTCGTACCAGGAACGACAGAAGATGTAATTCTGCCGATTTTGGAGGAAACAAGCGGTCTCGTTGCTGGTGTCGATTTCTACCTGACATACTGCTCGGAGCGAATTGCAGAGGGGCGTGCTTTTGAAGAGTTCATCCATATGCCGCTCGTTCTGGGTGGCATCAATGAACAAAGCGCTGAAAAAGGAAAAGAGTTGTTGTCCTTCATCAGCGAGACGGACATCACGATCACGGATATCCGCGTAGTTGAGACAGCAAAAGT is from Brevibacillus brevis and encodes:
- a CDS encoding DUF2225 domain-containing protein; protein product: MIDNVSALYDKTSNCRHCQATFSTKRIRSGTLTMLHRDSDFYTTFKEQSLNPIIYTVNVCPECGFAFTDQFRDKLAPWQKQIVDEQITSKWTPKDFGNVRHVPEAIVSYKLAIYAAELTDQPHSVKAGLYLRLAWLYRFQKNVVEEMRFIDMAVEEYEQSYIHSDYTRGDKEMTEVRLLYLIGELYRRLEKFDLAIKYFGKALAFRNHTIESGIIRMAQDQWQLAREEYKEKKNEQKIG
- the pheS gene encoding phenylalanine--tRNA ligase subunit alpha is translated as MQTRLQEMKESALGQISQVTEAAQLQDLRVKYLGKKGELTELLRGMGGLSPEERPVVGQLVNEVREALEAAFSGKQQAFEEAALFAKLSSQTIDVTLPGRPVPAGTMHPLSRIIEEIEDIFIGLGFEVAEGPEVEMDHFNFEMLNLPKDHPARDMQDTFYVTEELLLRTQTSPVQARTMLKKEGKTPLKMICPGKVYRRDDDDATHSHQFTQIEGLVIDKKIGMSDLKGTLLTFARQMFGENQQIRLRPSFFPFTEPSVEVDLQCFNCGGHGCRVCKQTGWIEILGAGMVHPRVLEMAGYNPEEVSGFAFGMGVERIAMLKYAVEDIRHFYTNDVRFLRQFNRG
- the pheT gene encoding phenylalanine--tRNA ligase subunit beta; translated protein: MKVSYQWLSEYVDLSGTTPQELAEKLTRSGIEVDAVESRNAGVSGVVIGYVKERSKHPDADRLNVCVVDAGQGEDLQIVCGAANVDKGQKVLVALIGAKLPGGLNIKRSKLRGVESQGMICSAKELGLNDKLLAKDQQEGIMVLPADAEIGMDAVSYLGLDDYVLELGLTPNRSDCLSMLGVAYEVAAILGKEVVFPQIELTENGGDNPIQVKIEATNESYQYHGRHFTNAQIATSPQWMKNRLMAAGIRLINNVVDVTNYVLLEYGQPLHAFDATQVADRSIVVRLANEGEKLVTLDDQERTLDEQTLLIADQTKGLAIAGVMGGANSEITGETSEIILEAAWFTPKTVRRTARMLGMRTEGCVRWEKGVDQARVQEAGERAAALIQQLSGATVSKGISSAVVSEAAPAVVSVTLAKINQHLGTDMSASDVSPIFERLQFPYEVAGDKWTVTVPTRRGDITLPEDLVEEVARLYGYDNIPTSLPSGSTTQGQLTKEQQLRRTIRHHLIGTGMNEAISYALVHPDRVEAVAGLHQERVNPVALMMPMSEDHSVLRTSLIPSLLETVAYNKNRQNHDVAIFELGRVFLTKEETLTQLPEERLYVAGALTGQLLTQNWMGAKQPVDFFQTKGIVESLFARLGIQGAEYKAVQDIAGMHPGRTAEVWVGEKRLGYLGQVHPGTEKAYDLSETYVFQFDVATLIDVAAEVGHYNQLPKSPAVTRDLALVVDRSVAAGALEATIREAAGDLLESVTLFDVYMGERIAQDKKSMAFALVFRHAERTLQDEEIQQVTSAVIEALKNNTGAELRM
- the zapA gene encoding cell division protein ZapA, encoding MQGDGKNRLTVDIFGQQYRLSGKASVNHIRMVAGFVDDKMNEIANGNHRLDTAKIAVLSAVNIADEYFRLRQEYEELLKIIQEEAKAKPID
- a CDS encoding phage holin family protein, coding for MTIMRHIVRFIVAAVVLMFVGFLVPGFSVSSFWTALLAAVVIALIGWAVEAIFGDRISPYNRGIIGFLVSAVVIYLTQFIVSGFRVTILGALLASLVIGIIDLFIPIKTHMDVRNGDAGNKQET
- a CDS encoding endonuclease MutS2; this translates as MEQRVLKTLEYDKIVALLIDKASCTYGKEKAAELIPFIRLDEVITAQQGTEQAATVLRLKGSVPLGGIRDIRGPVQRARLNAMLAPMELLDIASTVMAGRRLKTFLLDMCEDHELPLLQQQAERIEGLRELETEIRRCVDENGDILDSASLELRQVRQEIRQVESRIREKLDQMTRSSTYQKMLMENIVTIRGDRFVIPVKQEYRSVFGGIVHDQSASGATLFIEPEVIVEMNNKLRELRLREEREVERILYVLTEQVSFAVEALIENTEALTELDFMFAKAQLAWSMKAICPRINDRGYVNMRKARHPLIPREVVVPVDVELGGEYQAIVVTGPNTGGKTVSLKTIGLLSLMTMAGLHIPAEEESEMTVFSSVFADIGDEQSIEQSLSTFSSHMTNIIQILAKMDDKSLVLFDELGAGTDPTEGAALAMSIIDHVIDSGARLVATTHYSELKAYAYDRPEVINASVEFDVQTLRPTYRLLIGVPGRSNAFAIARRLGLPEHIIDVARGSISEEDNQVESMIASLERNRKSAEADRLAAKAAREEAEELRRRLEEERAQFAEEKNKRMERAEDEARIAVQLAKEEAETIIRELREMMAEGMEIKEHRLIDAKKRLGNAVLELDKEKVKKPAKAVRATQIKVGDEVMVTSFGQKGTVLEKVNNEEFLVQIGIMKMKVKRDDMHVQNSIQQKPQAAPYTSVKRRSDNIKMDLDLRGYNVEDSIREIDQFLDDALLAGLHSVSIIHGHGTGVLRKGVHEYLRNHRNVKSFRLGGQGEGGVGATIAELK
- a CDS encoding DUF350 domain-containing protein, which codes for MENLLHNPYFATAAYFTVSGLAMVLFLAIFELVTRYRVWEELKRGNMAVAMATGGKIFGIANIFRYSIQAHLSLGEALIWATFGFFLLLSAYFIFEFMTPTFNVDQEIAKDNRAIGFIAMVLSIGFSYIIGASLPR